GTGTACCTTTTCTCTTCATCAATTTTGTTGCTAAAAGTACAGGTTCTAAACTGCCCTTACAATAAGTGCGATAAAAGCCTTCAGTAAAGCCCTTTATATCGACATTGGCAGCATCTATATATTTAACTAAAGGTAAAAGAGCTTCCTCTGTTATATAACCATTCGTAACAAGTACATTATGAATTTTATTCTCATTCGAGAGCTTGGATGTCTCATAAACGAATTCATACCAAAGGAGTGGCTCGTTGTAAGTGTAGGAGATGGATGAAGAGTTTGCTTTAAGAACTCTTTTAATGATTTCTTCAGAAGTGATTTCATGTGAATAGACTTCGCCAGGAGATGCTTGGCTTATCTCCCAGTTCTGGCACCATGGGCAGAATAGAGTGCATGATAAACTTGATATCGAGTATGTATCGCTACCAGGCCAGAAATGAAATAAAGGTTTCTTTTCTATTGGATCGATAGCCTCTGCAGTAGTTGTGCCATATATCAAAGTGAAAAGAGCCCCATTTCTGTTCTCTCTTACTCTACATACTCCCCTTTTTGAGTTCTTTATGGTACAACCTCTTGGACAAAGCTTGCATTTCACATCAGTACTAATAAGCTTCGTGTAGGCCATTGCCTCTTTTTCCATAACCGTCTATGAAATTATTGGTAAGACATCCTAATAATTTTATTTAATCTGTTGCGATAAAGAAAAAAGGCACCCGACTCTTTCTACATTACATGTCTATAGATGGACAAAAAGGGTGGTTGATCGCCCCAGGACCGGCATCAAAAGACTTAGCAACTAGTTTAGCTGAAAAATTGGGTGCAGATCTTGTAAAAATTGATGCCAAACTCTTTCCAGATGGTGAGAGCTACTTCAGGATTATGAGCGATGTTATGAATAAACGTGTTGCAATAGTGCAGTCATCCTATCCACCAATCGACAGGTATATACTGCAATTGTTGTTTTTAGCTCACAAACTAAATGAAGATGGTGCAGAGGTTCATGCAGTAATCCCGTACTTAGCTTACGCCAGGCAACATAAGATCTTCCTTCATGGGGAGATCGTAAGCTTAGGAGTTTTATCTCATCTACTTAGATCTGTGGGAGTTAGAAGGTTGGTTACTATCGATATACATAATGTAGAAGGGCTGGGACTGTTCTCCATTCCTGCCTATAGCGTGTCAGCAATTCCTCTGATGGCTAAGTACTTTAAAAAGTACAATTTGAATGAGACTATTGCGGTATCTCCTGACCTTGGTGGGTCGATCAGAGTGGAAGCTTTTGCAAAAATACTAGGCGTTGAGTACTTATCACTTGCTAAAGTTAGGGATCAAGTTACAGGGGAGATTATGTTAGAAGAAATAACAAAAAACGTTCAAGGCAAGGACGCAATTCTTGTTGATGATATTATAAGTAGTGGTAGGACGGTGGAATTGGCTGCACTCAAATTAAAAGATTGTGGTGTTAGGAAAGTATTTGTAACTTGTGTCCATCCGTTACTGACTGATGATGCTTTAGATAGGATAAAGAATGCTGGTGTTGAAGAGCTTGTAGGAACGAATACTATACCAAGCTCTATCAGCAAGATCGATGTAGCGTCTGTATTAGCATCCCACTTGTCTACCCTCTAATTTTTTTATTCATCACATTCGAATGTTTTTTCACTTAGCGTTGATTCTTCCTCAGATAAGACTTGTAGAGAGCTCACAAAGGGCTGAAATTCTTCAGCATACCTCTCTACAATTTGGCTCAAACTCTGAAGAGCTTCGACTTTTTCATACATTGCTACAAAAATTGTATTAAAAGCTAAGCTTGTTTTAGTAAGGGTATAAAAATAAGCTTCAACTTCGTCGACCCCAAATAAGCTTAATCTATAAGGGTCTCTAGAAAAAAGTTCTGAGAAAAAGCTAATGTGTACCTTGAGTATATCAAGGGCGTAGAGCATTGAATTGAGGATACTATCATCTACAACTCTTTTCTTAACTTCTTTGCGAAGAAATTCAAAATAATTATCATAATGCTTGATAATCCTTTGCATAATTGGATAAAGATTTAAAGAATAGAGAAGGTAATGAATAACTTCTGTTTCAATAGCTGACTCTTTATCATCAGCCTCAATGATAGGAAGGATTACTTTCTTAATTATTATATCCGAAATATACTTGAAATAACCCATTTCTTCCTCTGCCAAATTAGAAAAATATTCCTTTAGAATATCTTCCCTTGGAAGAGTTATTATTACACTCATCTCGTGATATACCTCTATTTTGGCTAGTCACTTATTTACTATAAACTTAGTGCTAAACACGTTTATATAAGAACTCTTATCTGTATGAGAATAACATTAGTCGTTTATATCATAATACGTCTCTTGGAAGATTTTTTATGGAAAAGGAGTTTGAGGAAAGATTATGAAAAGAATGAGGTAAGGAACCTTATATTCAATATGTGTATCCGAATTAAGTACAAATTGAGACAATAACATCAATTTTATAC
The Candidatus Methylarchaceae archaeon HK02M2 genome window above contains:
- the amrS gene encoding AmmeMemoRadiSam system radical SAM enzyme, producing the protein MEKEAMAYTKLISTDVKCKLCPRGCTIKNSKRGVCRVRENRNGALFTLIYGTTTAEAIDPIEKKPLFHFWPGSDTYSISSLSCTLFCPWCQNWEISQASPGEVYSHEITSEEIIKRVLKANSSSISYTYNEPLLWYEFVYETSKLSNENKIHNVLVTNGYITEEALLPLVKYIDAANVDIKGFTEGFYRTYCKGSLEPVLLATKLMKRKGTHIEVTNLIIPGINDSLDEIKQLATWVKDCLGSDTPLHFSRFFPHYKMTDIYATPFETLLKAKNIAEEEGLQFVYIGNVVGEGENTYCPNCQHLLIRRTGFDVLKIDLSKDKKCPNCGFNINIIGEVKTRSFIRWF
- a CDS encoding ribose-phosphate pyrophosphokinase gives rise to the protein MSIDGQKGWLIAPGPASKDLATSLAEKLGADLVKIDAKLFPDGESYFRIMSDVMNKRVAIVQSSYPPIDRYILQLLFLAHKLNEDGAEVHAVIPYLAYARQHKIFLHGEIVSLGVLSHLLRSVGVRRLVTIDIHNVEGLGLFSIPAYSVSAIPLMAKYFKKYNLNETIAVSPDLGGSIRVEAFAKILGVEYLSLAKVRDQVTGEIMLEEITKNVQGKDAILVDDIISSGRTVELAALKLKDCGVRKVFVTCVHPLLTDDALDRIKNAGVEELVGTNTIPSSISKIDVASVLASHLSTL